In Equus quagga isolate Etosha38 chromosome 14, UCLA_HA_Equagga_1.0, whole genome shotgun sequence, one DNA window encodes the following:
- the MMP26 gene encoding matrix metalloproteinase-26 yields the protein MRPATLIATIFLPWCLPFPVPPATDRRGLDFVTDYFHQFFLPTKESPILTQRREIQLLQQFPLNETDIQNEQMLATQHRPRCGVTEVANSSVFPGSSKWNKHTLTYRIINYPRDMKRDTVKDIILDAVSIWSNVTSLIFQEAKSQDADITLSFWDLAHGDDWPFDGPGGILGHAFLPDSDAPGVIHFDKGEHWSNSYKGFNLFLVAIHELGHSLGLRHSGSQNSIMYPSYVYHDPRTFHLGVDDIQRIQQLYGKRCSSEMS from the exons ATGCGGCCTGCCACCTTAATAGCTACTATTTTCCTGCCTTGGTGCCTGCCTTTCCCTGTACCCCCTGCTACAGACCGTAGAGGATTGGACTTTGTTACG GACTATTTCCACCAGTTTTTCCTGCCCACGAAAGAGTCACCAATCCTCACCCAGAGGAGAGAGATACAGCTCCTGCAGCAGTTCCCTCTGAATGAGACAGACATACAAAACGAGCAGATGCTGGCTACGCAGCATCGGCCTCGCTGTGGAGTAACTGAGGTGGCCAACAGCTCCGTCTTCCCAGGAAGTTCCAAATGGAATAAGCACACTCTGACCTATAG GATTATCAATTACCCAAGAGACATGAAGCGAGACACAGTGAAAGACATCATACTTGATGCGGTTTCCATCTGGAGTAACGTGACCTCCTTGATCTTCCAGGAGGCAAAAAGCCAAGATGCAGACATCACGCTTTCTTTCTGGGACTTGG CCCATGGAGATGATTGGCCCTTTGATGGGCCAGGAGGTATCCTAGGCCATGCCTTTTTACCAGATTCTGATGCTCCAGGAGTTATCCACTTTGACAAAGGAGAACACTGGTCAAATTCATACAAAG GGTTTAATCTGTTCCTGGTTGCCATTCATGAGCTAGGTCATTCTCTGGGCCTGAGGCACTCTGGAAGTCAGAACTCTATCATGTATCCTAGCTATGTGTATCATGACCCTAGAACCTTCCACCTTGGTGTTGATGACATCCAGAGAATCCAGCAACTGTATG GAAAAAGATGTTCATCTGAAATGTCCTAA